One Natrinema halophilum genomic window carries:
- a CDS encoding IucA/IucC family protein → MTTRQPTATTTTDEDRIDPTRVARDASVHSFLNSYCHETGAGEFVPAADAPVDCQPSSGLALRCPLPNQGLALVVPVDYRSPTDRHLFDLPAYYRAESDGEPVELDYVTLATLVTKELALERGVDGNRDDLVERVVRSCRNIERFVDARADDDATLYGQSFAFCEAEQSLVFGHLRHPTPKSRRGLERTAERYAPELEGSFQLHYVRADPDIVEAESACDESAAEWVRDALRADPTVAESVLDGYLAADDVLLPVHPWQAERLLDRPAVRDLVAAGRLESLGPLGREFHPTSSVRTLYAPDSPFMLKGSLAVEITNSIRTNKRPELERGVAISALLATEFGDELRDRFPAFDVIRDPAYMTIDPDALGVDGDESGFEAVLRANPFRGDDARRATPVVALCQDAIGDGRSRLGRIIAAIAERESRETAAVSEEWFRRYLEISVRPLLWLYLEQGIGLEAHQQNSVLTLSDAGYPAEFRYRDNQGYYFPESASDRLETYLPGIGGRANSICPDDVADERIRYYVVLNNAIGVINAFGTAGLVDEAVLLPILREELDSLSEFDRPGTTILEPLLESPTVPRKANLLTRLRGLDELNAPSLDEQSVYADVRNPLVDSSKSVGRANETGRTDQVDGTDESGQVDGTDESGQVDGTDESGQVDGTGRVGQSDDSGPEGRR, encoded by the coding sequence ATGACAACTAGACAGCCGACGGCAACGACGACGACCGACGAGGACCGCATCGACCCGACGCGCGTCGCCCGCGATGCGTCGGTGCACAGCTTCCTGAACAGCTACTGTCACGAGACCGGTGCCGGCGAGTTCGTCCCGGCCGCGGACGCACCCGTCGATTGCCAGCCGTCGAGCGGGCTCGCCCTCCGGTGTCCACTCCCGAACCAGGGGCTAGCGCTCGTCGTTCCCGTCGACTACCGCTCCCCCACCGACCGTCATCTGTTCGACCTGCCCGCCTACTACCGGGCCGAGAGCGACGGTGAACCGGTCGAACTGGACTACGTCACGCTCGCGACGCTCGTGACGAAGGAACTCGCACTCGAGCGGGGTGTCGACGGGAACCGCGACGACCTCGTCGAACGGGTCGTCCGATCCTGTCGGAACATCGAGCGGTTCGTCGACGCTCGCGCGGACGACGACGCGACCCTGTACGGACAGTCGTTTGCCTTCTGCGAGGCCGAACAGTCGCTCGTTTTCGGCCACCTGCGCCATCCGACTCCGAAGAGTCGCCGCGGACTGGAACGCACCGCCGAACGGTACGCTCCCGAACTCGAGGGCTCGTTCCAGTTGCACTACGTCCGCGCCGATCCGGACATCGTCGAGGCGGAGTCCGCCTGCGACGAATCCGCGGCCGAATGGGTCCGCGATGCGTTGCGGGCGGATCCGACGGTCGCCGAGTCGGTCCTCGACGGGTACCTCGCAGCCGACGACGTCCTCTTGCCCGTTCACCCGTGGCAGGCGGAGCGATTACTCGATCGACCGGCCGTCCGGGACCTCGTCGCGGCGGGTCGCCTCGAGTCCCTCGGGCCGCTGGGGCGGGAGTTCCACCCGACCTCCTCGGTGCGGACGCTGTACGCGCCCGATTCGCCGTTTATGCTCAAGGGATCGCTCGCGGTCGAGATCACCAACTCGATCCGGACGAACAAGCGCCCGGAACTCGAGCGCGGCGTCGCGATTTCGGCGCTATTGGCGACCGAATTCGGCGACGAACTACGCGACCGATTCCCAGCGTTCGACGTGATCCGCGACCCAGCGTACATGACGATCGATCCGGACGCGCTGGGTGTCGATGGCGACGAATCCGGTTTCGAGGCCGTGCTCCGGGCAAATCCGTTCCGCGGCGACGACGCTCGGCGGGCGACGCCCGTCGTCGCGCTCTGCCAAGATGCGATCGGTGACGGCCGGTCCCGTCTCGGTCGCATCATCGCGGCCATCGCCGAGCGCGAGAGCCGCGAGACCGCAGCCGTCAGCGAGGAGTGGTTCCGCCGGTATCTAGAAATCTCGGTCCGGCCGCTCCTGTGGCTCTACCTCGAGCAGGGGATCGGTCTCGAGGCGCACCAGCAAAACAGCGTCCTCACGCTTTCCGACGCCGGTTACCCCGCCGAGTTCCGCTATCGTGACAATCAGGGCTATTACTTCCCCGAGAGCGCGTCCGATCGGCTCGAAACGTACCTCCCCGGAATCGGCGGCCGGGCGAACTCGATCTGTCCGGACGACGTCGCAGACGAGCGAATCCGCTACTACGTCGTGCTCAACAACGCCATCGGCGTCATCAACGCCTTCGGGACCGCGGGACTGGTCGATGAAGCTGTGCTCCTTCCGATACTCCGCGAGGAACTCGACTCTCTCAGTGAGTTCGACCGGCCGGGAACGACGATTCTGGAGCCGCTGCTCGAGTCGCCGACCGTGCCTCGAAAGGCGAACTTGCTGACACGGCTTCGCGGGTTAGACGAACTGAACGCGCCCTCGCTCGACGAGCAGTCGGTCTACGCCGACGTTCGGAACCCGCTGGTCGACTCGTCGAAATCAGTCGGGCGAGCCAATGAGACGGGCAGGACAGATCAGGTCGACGGGACGGATGAGTCCGGTCAGGTCGACGGGACGGATGAGTCCGGTCAGGTCGACGGGACGGATGAGTCCGGTCAGGTCGACGGGACGGGCAGGGTTGGTCAGTCCGACGACTCGGGTCCGGAGGGGCGCCGATGA
- a CDS encoding GNAT family N-acetyltransferase: MTARSPSRGPHNTVVSVYDFEYYDETIDRHIGFRPVSLERDLGRLHAWFGSPHVKPYWDLDEPLLAFRETLRQKLADDHRTLYVGCLDHVPMSYWERYWAAADDLAAYYDAEPADQGVHLLFGPEEYLGEGYAAPLLRTMMALQFSHPETDRLVAEPDARNEAVLATAEQCGWDLRREFEFEAEDKTAVFAVCTRDRFEREIWPPTAAEADARSPEVSDDD, translated from the coding sequence ATGACGGCACGATCCCCGTCCCGCGGCCCGCACAATACTGTCGTCTCGGTGTACGATTTCGAGTACTACGACGAGACGATCGATCGCCACATCGGGTTCCGTCCGGTCTCGCTCGAGCGTGACCTCGGCCGCTTGCACGCGTGGTTTGGTTCGCCCCACGTCAAACCCTACTGGGATCTCGACGAGCCCTTGCTCGCCTTTCGCGAGACGCTCCGGCAAAAGCTCGCGGACGACCACCGGACGCTGTACGTCGGCTGTCTGGATCACGTTCCGATGAGTTACTGGGAACGGTACTGGGCCGCCGCGGACGACCTGGCGGCGTACTACGATGCCGAGCCCGCCGATCAGGGCGTTCACCTCCTGTTCGGTCCCGAGGAATACCTCGGAGAGGGGTACGCGGCTCCCCTGCTTCGGACGATGATGGCGCTCCAGTTCAGCCATCCCGAGACCGACCGACTCGTCGCCGAACCCGACGCCCGCAACGAGGCGGTTCTCGCGACCGCGGAACAGTGTGGCTGGGACCTCCGACGGGAGTTCGAATTCGAGGCGGAAGACAAGACGGCGGTCTTCGCCGTCTGCACGCGGGACCGATTCGAACGCGAAATCTGGCCGCCGACCGCCGCCGAGGCGGACGCGCGATCGCCCGAGGTGAGCGACGATGACTGA
- a CDS encoding lysine N(6)-hydroxylase/L-ornithine N(5)-oxygenase family protein translates to MTEDGDSRPVIDRGHYDVLGVGLGPFNLGLAALLDGADPELDLDAVFLEQDREFAWHEGMLIEGVTLEVPFLADLVTMADPTNPYSFLNYVREYDRIYEFYFYETFQIPRREYDEYLRWVAEGVPTTRFGREVTRVEYEAADSSPNGSRTETTETSPSDEGTFVVEAVDPDTGRRYCYRAADLVVGVGSRPALPEFARPYAHADGSLFHTADFLERRDDVLATDAITVVGSGQSAAEVVLDLLERQSAHQYRLDWLTRSDGFFPMEYSKLGLQHFTPEYTRYFYDLPQSRKDDLLAEQDLLYKGIDPETSDRIYDTLYERSIGDREPDFGMLATTAVVDVERVDGSYWLECEQRQQEREFALETDAVILGTGYHRPMPAFLEPIADRLAFDDRERLRVDEAYRLDGALGNAGGSGGRVFVQNAGIHTHGVGTPDLGLGCYRNAVIIDQLAGREVYPVDRETVFQDFDVDAFANHAPARTDAVRSLSIETK, encoded by the coding sequence ATGACTGAGGACGGCGATTCACGTCCCGTCATCGACCGCGGGCACTACGACGTCCTCGGTGTCGGCCTCGGCCCGTTCAACCTCGGACTTGCGGCGTTGCTCGACGGTGCCGATCCCGAACTCGACCTCGATGCCGTCTTCCTCGAGCAGGACCGCGAGTTCGCCTGGCACGAGGGGATGCTGATCGAGGGTGTGACGCTCGAGGTGCCGTTTCTCGCGGACCTGGTGACGATGGCCGATCCGACCAATCCCTACAGCTTCCTCAATTACGTCCGCGAATACGACCGCATCTACGAGTTTTACTTCTACGAGACGTTCCAAATCCCCCGCCGCGAGTACGACGAGTACCTCCGCTGGGTCGCCGAGGGCGTCCCGACGACGCGGTTCGGACGGGAGGTGACAAGAGTCGAGTACGAGGCTGCGGATAGCAGTCCGAACGGATCGAGAACGGAGACGACCGAGACGTCTCCGTCCGACGAGGGGACGTTCGTCGTCGAGGCCGTCGACCCCGACACTGGACGGCGATACTGCTACCGCGCCGCGGATCTAGTCGTGGGCGTCGGCTCACGGCCCGCACTGCCCGAGTTCGCCCGACCCTACGCTCACGCCGACGGCTCGCTGTTCCATACTGCCGACTTCCTCGAGCGCCGCGACGACGTTCTCGCGACCGACGCGATCACCGTCGTCGGCTCTGGGCAGAGCGCGGCGGAAGTCGTCCTCGACCTGCTCGAGCGCCAGTCGGCCCATCAGTACCGACTCGACTGGCTCACCCGCTCGGACGGCTTCTTCCCCATGGAGTACTCGAAGCTCGGTCTCCAGCACTTCACGCCCGAGTACACTCGGTACTTCTACGACTTGCCGCAGTCGCGAAAGGACGACCTGCTGGCCGAACAGGACCTGCTGTACAAAGGGATCGATCCCGAGACCAGCGATCGGATCTACGACACCCTCTACGAGCGATCCATCGGCGACCGCGAGCCCGATTTCGGAATGCTCGCGACGACTGCCGTCGTCGACGTCGAACGGGTCGACGGCAGCTACTGGCTCGAGTGCGAGCAGCGCCAGCAGGAACGCGAGTTCGCACTCGAGACCGACGCCGTCATCCTCGGAACGGGCTACCACCGGCCGATGCCGGCGTTTCTCGAGCCAATCGCCGATCGACTTGCGTTCGACGACCGGGAGCGACTCCGCGTCGACGAGGCGTACCGCCTCGACGGTGCTCTCGGCAACGCAGGCGGGTCCGGCGGCCGCGTCTTCGTCCAGAACGCCGGGATACACACGCACGGCGTGGGAACGCCGGACCTCGGTCTGGGTTGTTACCGGAACGCGGTTATCATCGACCAGCTGGCCGGCCGCGAGGTGTATCCCGTCGACCGGGAGACCGTCTTTCAGGATTTCGACGTCGACGCGTTCGCCAACCACGCGCCCGCTCGAACCGACGCTGTACGATCGCTTTCAATAGAGACGAAGTAA
- a CDS encoding IucA/IucC family protein: MQNARQGSETDTEYGLDGIERLNDVLTADRWDDVGRELLGKILREFAYEDMLEPKPVDVDGPNGEWTRYEIDLEGTRYRFDAVERYWDSYSVRVDSIERDAGDGFEPAADPLQFVVDVEPTVEMDSITAGHLVREYSKTLLADAHIDAGDDVDGADGDIADGEVADTTDNGSATDDAASPADSILEMSYAEIEGEMTGHPWLTFNKGRVGWGYDDYRDYAPECSEPIRLSWCAVARETASFASVDGLDHESLLESELGSQYGRFRDELVHRGLEPDEYRFLPVHDWQWKNAIVPLFGKQIATDDIVPLGMGPNEYLPMQSVRTFVNLDEPARHNVKLPMQISNTLVWRGLPGERTEAAPSVTEYIKRIRDSDPFLRNECEVVLPGEIAGVNVDHPTFDALSGPAYQYTELLGCVWRESVTDLIDEDERAMTLAALLHVEDGTPVVSKLVQRSALSLSSWLEELFDTMLPPLLHYLYRYGTAFSPHGENTILVLEDHRPSRLGVKDFVDDVNVADAPLEELRDLPAALDDVLLSVPPEELRLFVVYGLLVGVYRYLADLLVRHHDYSEDRFWGQVRTAIEDYHARFPDLEDRFELFDLLEPTVPKLTLNRNRIADVGYGDLSERPHAIEHGTVPNPLYQVGPER; encoded by the coding sequence ATGCAAAACGCACGACAAGGTTCGGAGACGGATACGGAGTACGGACTCGACGGAATCGAACGGCTGAACGACGTGCTGACCGCGGACCGCTGGGACGACGTCGGACGGGAACTGCTCGGGAAGATCCTTCGAGAGTTCGCATACGAGGACATGCTCGAACCCAAGCCGGTCGACGTCGACGGCCCAAACGGCGAGTGGACGCGGTACGAGATCGATCTCGAGGGGACGCGCTACCGCTTCGACGCCGTCGAACGGTACTGGGACAGCTATAGCGTTCGCGTCGACTCGATCGAACGCGATGCGGGCGACGGGTTCGAACCCGCCGCTGACCCCCTCCAGTTCGTTGTCGACGTCGAACCGACGGTCGAGATGGACTCCATTACGGCCGGCCACCTCGTCCGCGAATACAGCAAGACGCTGCTCGCGGATGCGCACATCGACGCCGGCGATGACGTCGACGGTGCAGACGGTGATATCGCCGACGGTGAGGTTGCCGATACAACTGATAACGGCAGCGCCACCGACGATGCCGCCAGCCCCGCGGACTCCATCCTCGAGATGAGCTACGCCGAGATCGAAGGCGAAATGACCGGCCACCCGTGGCTTACCTTCAACAAGGGCCGGGTCGGCTGGGGGTACGACGACTACCGCGACTACGCACCGGAGTGCTCCGAGCCGATTCGGCTCTCCTGGTGTGCCGTCGCACGCGAGACGGCCTCGTTCGCCAGCGTCGACGGACTCGACCACGAGTCCCTGCTCGAGTCGGAACTCGGGAGCCAGTACGGTCGATTCCGCGACGAACTCGTCCATCGGGGGCTCGAACCGGACGAGTATCGGTTCCTGCCGGTCCACGACTGGCAGTGGAAGAACGCGATCGTCCCGCTGTTCGGTAAACAGATCGCGACGGACGACATCGTCCCGCTCGGGATGGGTCCGAACGAGTACCTGCCTATGCAGTCTGTCCGGACGTTCGTCAACCTCGACGAGCCCGCCAGGCACAACGTCAAGCTCCCGATGCAGATCTCCAACACGCTCGTCTGGCGCGGCTTGCCGGGCGAGCGCACCGAAGCGGCCCCCTCCGTCACGGAGTACATCAAACGCATCCGCGACTCGGACCCCTTCCTGCGCAACGAGTGCGAGGTCGTCTTGCCCGGCGAAATCGCGGGCGTGAACGTCGATCATCCGACCTTCGATGCGCTTTCCGGGCCGGCCTACCAGTACACCGAACTGCTTGGCTGCGTCTGGCGGGAGAGCGTCACGGACCTGATCGACGAGGACGAGCGGGCGATGACCCTCGCTGCGTTGCTACACGTCGAAGACGGAACGCCGGTGGTCTCGAAACTGGTCCAACGCTCCGCCCTCTCGCTCTCGTCGTGGCTCGAGGAACTGTTCGACACGATGCTCCCGCCGCTCCTGCACTATCTCTACCGGTACGGAACCGCGTTCTCGCCCCACGGGGAGAACACGATCCTCGTTCTCGAGGACCACCGGCCGTCACGGCTCGGCGTCAAGGATTTCGTCGACGACGTCAACGTCGCCGACGCGCCGCTCGAGGAACTCCGTGACCTGCCGGCCGCACTCGACGACGTGCTCCTCTCGGTACCGCCGGAAGAACTGCGTCTGTTCGTCGTCTACGGCCTGCTCGTCGGTGTCTACCGCTATCTCGCTGACTTGCTGGTCCGCCACCACGACTACTCGGAGGACCGGTTCTGGGGACAGGTCCGGACCGCGATCGAGGACTATCACGCGCGGTTCCCCGACCTCGAAGACCGGTTCGAGCTATTCGATCTGCTCGAGCCGACGGTTCCGAAGCTAACGCTGAACCGCAACCGGATCGCCGACGTTGGCTACGGTGACCTCTCCGAGCGGCCCCACGCGATCGAACACGGTACCGTCCCGAACCCGCTGTACCAGGTCGGACCCGAGCGGTGA
- the sufU gene encoding Fe-S cluster assembly sulfur transfer protein SufU yields the protein MGLGSDMYRQQILDHYKNPRNYGGLKDPTFTHVGENPMCGDEIRMDVKLDEDEETIERVAFQGDGCAISQASASMLSGELVGKSVDELLEMDRDDVIDMLGVDISPMRVKCAVLAEKVAQDGAEIYQGELDVEKTTTED from the coding sequence ATGGGACTGGGTTCGGATATGTACCGACAGCAGATCCTCGACCACTACAAAAACCCCCGGAACTACGGGGGGCTCAAGGATCCCACGTTTACCCACGTCGGCGAGAACCCGATGTGTGGCGACGAGATCCGCATGGACGTCAAACTCGACGAGGACGAGGAGACGATCGAGCGGGTCGCCTTCCAGGGCGATGGCTGTGCGATCAGTCAAGCCTCCGCCAGCATGCTCTCCGGCGAACTCGTCGGGAAAAGCGTCGACGAACTGCTCGAGATGGACCGCGACGACGTAATCGACATGCTAGGGGTCGACATTTCACCGATGCGAGTCAAATGTGCCGTCCTCGCCGAGAAGGTCGCCCAGGACGGCGCTGAGATCTACCAGGGCGAACTCGACGTGGAGAAGACGACGACTGAGGACTGA